Proteins co-encoded in one Candidatus Eisenbacteria bacterium genomic window:
- a CDS encoding PAS domain-containing protein — MIEPDVGVPHAALAAQVLDTFDHGVVALDRDRKVTYANRWIEELVGAEPEGLLGTPGSRLFPGAEARWLRGTSREPRDFRLESEGRQLTLRAESMPLRNEEGDVLGSVVLAETIAETDEGEFQKKIDRLVSLGELSAYVAHEIRNPLTGIRTTVQFVGSKLKPSDPRREDLEDVITELDRIEQIITGLLMFARPPAARSQPCDLQLVLEKTLDIIELQAGDAQVALIKEFTDDLALVYADPDLTQQVFLNLCLNAIQAMPEGGELTVTTGIRRYRSRRPLVDVSFRDSGIGIPKELMEKIFDPFFTTRSMGTGLGLPISVQIMREIGGGITAKNNPSGGATFRVSFPVPAEPPGKPEE; from the coding sequence GTGATCGAACCCGACGTCGGGGTCCCTCATGCGGCGCTGGCGGCTCAGGTGCTCGACACCTTCGATCACGGGGTGGTGGCGCTCGACCGCGATCGAAAGGTCACCTACGCCAATCGCTGGATCGAGGAGCTGGTGGGCGCCGAGCCGGAAGGACTGCTCGGAACTCCGGGCAGCCGACTGTTTCCGGGCGCCGAGGCGCGCTGGCTGCGCGGGACGTCACGGGAGCCGCGCGACTTCCGGCTGGAGTCCGAGGGCCGGCAGCTCACGCTGCGCGCCGAATCGATGCCACTCCGTAATGAGGAGGGCGACGTGCTCGGCTCGGTGGTGCTGGCCGAGACGATCGCCGAGACCGACGAGGGCGAGTTCCAGAAGAAGATCGACCGCCTGGTGTCGCTCGGTGAGCTGTCCGCCTACGTCGCACACGAGATTCGCAACCCGTTGACCGGGATTCGCACCACGGTCCAATTCGTTGGCTCCAAGCTCAAGCCTTCCGATCCGCGGCGCGAGGACCTCGAGGACGTGATCACGGAGCTCGATCGCATCGAACAAATCATCACCGGGCTGCTGATGTTCGCGCGCCCCCCCGCGGCGCGCTCCCAGCCGTGCGATCTGCAACTGGTGCTCGAGAAGACGCTCGACATCATCGAGCTGCAGGCCGGCGACGCCCAGGTCGCGCTCATCAAGGAATTCACCGACGATCTGGCGCTGGTGTACGCGGACCCCGATCTCACCCAGCAGGTATTCCTCAACCTGTGCCTGAACGCGATTCAGGCGATGCCGGAAGGTGGCGAACTGACCGTGACGACCGGAATCCGGCGCTACCGCAGCCGTCGGCCGCTCGTCGACGTTTCGTTCCGCGATTCCGGCATCGGAATTCCGAAGGAGCTGATGGAAAAGATCTTCGATCCGTTCTTCACCACCCGATCCATGGGCACCGGGCTCGGGTTGCCGATTTCAGTGCAGATCATGCGGGAGATCGGCGGCGGTATCACCGCCAAGAACAATCCCTCGGGGGGCGCCACGTTCCGCGTGTCGTTCCCGGTGCCGGCCGAGCCGCCAGGCAAGCCCGAGGAGTGA
- a CDS encoding sigma-54-dependent Fis family transcriptional regulator: MRMTVLVVDDELLIRKSLAKVLRESGYTVETASTGAEGLQKVAEVRPQIMILDMRLPDTDGLSVLRRVRQVDSLLQVIVITAFGDVQSAVDAMKLGAADFLRKPYELEDIKLAVEAAKKTFRQASELDLYRRQAWRQYTGEEIIGESGPIAQVRDLIDKVVRSQATSVLITGESGTGKELVARAIHYKSDRGQAPLMEVNCSSFQESLLENELFGHEKGAFTDASDLKKGLIELCDGGTLFLDEVADMSLPTQAKLLRFIDQRQFKRVGGAQDISVDIRIVAATNKDLEGEVRASRFRSDLYFRLKVVAIHLPALRDRAEDVVLLARHFVKEFARKFSKQFEDLSPAAQQVLLSYRWPGNVRELRNLMERVVLLEEGTLLDVDHLPPELAGRRVSSDSEHIGLPTLAQMEADHISEVLRLTAGNKSRAARILGISRQGLIEKLRRLRLDESAGRQVS, translated from the coding sequence ATGCGCATGACCGTGCTGGTGGTCGACGACGAGCTCCTCATTCGAAAGTCGCTCGCCAAGGTGCTGCGGGAGAGTGGCTATACCGTCGAGACCGCGAGCACCGGCGCCGAGGGGCTTCAGAAGGTGGCGGAGGTGCGGCCGCAGATCATGATCCTCGACATGCGGCTGCCCGACACCGACGGCCTGTCGGTGCTGCGGCGGGTCCGGCAGGTCGATTCGCTGCTGCAGGTGATCGTGATCACGGCATTCGGCGACGTTCAGTCGGCGGTCGACGCCATGAAGCTCGGAGCCGCCGACTTCCTGCGCAAGCCCTATGAGCTGGAGGACATCAAGCTCGCGGTCGAGGCCGCCAAGAAGACTTTTCGCCAGGCCAGCGAGCTGGATCTGTACCGCCGGCAGGCGTGGCGCCAGTACACCGGTGAAGAGATCATCGGCGAGTCGGGGCCGATCGCTCAGGTGCGCGACCTCATCGACAAGGTGGTGCGCAGCCAGGCGACCTCGGTTCTGATCACCGGCGAGAGCGGTACCGGCAAGGAATTGGTCGCTCGTGCAATCCACTACAAGAGTGATCGTGGTCAGGCTCCGCTCATGGAGGTCAACTGCTCCTCCTTTCAGGAGAGCCTGCTCGAGAACGAGCTGTTCGGTCACGAGAAGGGCGCCTTCACCGACGCCAGCGACCTGAAGAAGGGGCTGATCGAGCTGTGTGACGGCGGCACATTGTTCCTGGACGAAGTCGCCGACATGTCGCTGCCCACCCAGGCCAAGCTGCTGCGGTTCATCGACCAGCGTCAGTTCAAGCGGGTCGGGGGCGCGCAGGACATCAGCGTCGACATCCGCATCGTGGCCGCCACCAACAAAGATCTCGAGGGCGAGGTGCGTGCGAGCCGGTTCCGCAGCGACCTCTACTTCCGACTCAAGGTGGTCGCGATCCACCTGCCGGCGTTGCGGGATCGCGCCGAGGACGTCGTGCTGCTGGCGCGCCACTTCGTGAAGGAGTTCGCGCGCAAGTTCTCGAAACAGTTCGAGGATCTGTCACCGGCCGCGCAGCAGGTGTTGCTGTCGTATCGCTGGCCCGGAAACGTGCGCGAACTGCGCAATCTGATGGAGCGCGTGGTGCTGCTCGAAGAAGGCACGCTGCTCGACGTCGATCATCTGCCGCCGGAACTCGCAGGTCGCCGCGTGTCGTCCGACTCGGAGCACATCGGACTGCCGACGCTCGCGCAGATGGAAGCGGATCACATCAGTGAAGTGTTGCGACTCACCGCCGGCAACAAGAGTCGCGCCGCGCGCATTCTCGGCATCTCGCGTCAGGGCTTGATCGAAAAACTTCGACGACTGAGACTCGATGAGAGCGCCGGTCGTCAAGTGTCTTGA
- a CDS encoding S-adenosylmethionine decarboxylase proenzyme — protein sequence MTGFGPHLVFDAYGCPPDRLGDLQGLYGLLDGLPERIQMTKIMPPYVFRHAGAPGMEGLSGFVLIAESHISIHTFPKRKFINVDIFSCNDFDVEDALRELTGAFSPRRVDWRLLDRGLEFPKNLGDSRQLVEQERRRVSARSMGLGVSR from the coding sequence ATGACGGGTTTTGGGCCACATCTGGTTTTCGACGCCTATGGCTGTCCGCCGGATCGCCTCGGCGATCTGCAGGGGCTGTACGGCCTGCTCGACGGCCTGCCGGAGCGCATTCAGATGACGAAGATCATGCCGCCGTACGTGTTCCGCCATGCGGGCGCGCCCGGAATGGAAGGTCTGTCGGGCTTCGTGCTGATCGCCGAGAGCCACATCAGCATCCACACCTTTCCGAAGCGGAAGTTCATCAACGTCGACATCTTCTCGTGCAACGACTTCGACGTCGAAGATGCATTGCGCGAGCTGACCGGTGCGTTCTCGCCGCGCCGCGTCGACTGGAGGCTCCTCGACCGCGGTCTGGAGTTCCCGAAGAACCTCGGGGACAGCCGCCAGCTGGTCGAGCAGGAAAGGCGCCGAGTCTCGGCGCGTTCGATGGGACTGGGGGTCTCGCGCTAG
- the uvrA gene encoding excinuclease ABC subunit UvrA, whose amino-acid sequence MKSPPPAPPGVIAIRGARQHNLRNLDLDLPRGGLTVITGVSGSGKSSLAFDTLYAEGQRRYVESVSSYARQFLERLPRPDVDSIHGLTPAVAIQQVAPARSARSTVATSTEIHDYLRILFARLGTVWCGNCGRQVAADSPQSITREADAWPAGARLLVLAPLAVRSGVEWPEQAANLLKAGYTRIAIGDVVHELDPAPRMPRGASRIALVVDRFTWEPAERERLADSCAQAFRRGEGRLELRLEGQAPLTRSERWECSQCGTPAMRPEPGLFSFNSPLGVCPTCRGFGNVLTFTPELIVPDPAKSLREGALDPWARSWRKLAWPRLEKLSKEQGVSLETPWRKLSAAHRKLLLEGGEGFRGVLPFLERLKAKSYKAGNRFIVKRYQTALPCEDCRGTRLRREALLVKVGDLNIAEVAALSVSDVSAWFAGLGFGGEAQAIAGPVLVEIDSRLRFLRRVDLGYLTLDRMTRTLSGGEAQRIELANALGANLADTLYVLDEPTVGLHPRDSDRLTEMLDELAARGNTLVVVEHEPILMRAADHLVDLGPGAGSLGGELLYSGPAGAALDRLDTETARYLRGEKRVTRARVQAEPRAFITIEGATHHNLKHVTARIPTARLTAVTGVSGSGKSSLVDEILYRVARRVLEGREEEPAGAHGTVTGLQAFKRVVMVDQSPIGRTPRSCPVSYIDAYAPLRAIFGAQPTALARGLKDGAFSFNTAGGRCDSCEGAGWVKVEMYFLADLQVPCEVCGGDRFRPEVLEVRYRGVNIREALDLTVDQAFEHFGREPRFTRTLQTLRRVGLGYLKLGQPATQLSGGEAQRLKIARELAERGAGTTLYLLDEPTVGLHFSDVQRLLEVLDDLVGRGDTVVVVEHNLDLIRNSDWVIDLGPDGGDGGGEIVAEGSPDAIAAVERSWTGRFLAAEMLRAAEART is encoded by the coding sequence TTGAAATCCCCGCCCCCGGCACCGCCCGGCGTGATCGCGATTCGCGGCGCGCGCCAGCACAACCTGCGCAATCTCGACCTCGATCTGCCACGTGGCGGGCTCACCGTGATCACCGGTGTTTCGGGTTCCGGCAAGTCGTCGCTCGCGTTCGACACGCTCTACGCCGAGGGTCAGCGGCGCTACGTCGAGTCCGTTTCGAGCTATGCGCGCCAGTTCCTCGAACGCCTGCCGCGCCCCGACGTGGACTCCATCCACGGGCTCACGCCTGCTGTCGCCATCCAGCAGGTTGCTCCGGCGCGCAGTGCGCGCTCGACGGTCGCGACATCGACCGAGATCCACGATTACCTGCGCATTCTGTTCGCGCGACTCGGTACCGTGTGGTGCGGGAACTGCGGGCGGCAAGTCGCCGCCGACAGCCCGCAGTCGATCACCCGCGAGGCCGACGCATGGCCGGCAGGGGCGCGGTTGCTGGTGCTTGCGCCGCTCGCGGTGCGATCGGGCGTGGAGTGGCCCGAACAGGCCGCGAACCTTCTCAAGGCCGGTTACACCCGCATCGCGATCGGGGACGTCGTGCACGAACTCGATCCGGCGCCGCGCATGCCGCGTGGCGCATCGCGGATCGCGCTCGTGGTCGATCGCTTCACCTGGGAGCCCGCCGAGCGTGAGCGGCTGGCGGATTCCTGCGCGCAGGCGTTTCGCCGCGGCGAGGGCCGTCTCGAGCTGCGGCTCGAGGGTCAGGCACCGCTCACGCGCAGCGAGCGCTGGGAGTGCTCGCAGTGCGGAACGCCGGCGATGCGCCCGGAGCCCGGTCTGTTCTCGTTCAACAGTCCGCTCGGCGTGTGTCCGACCTGCCGCGGCTTCGGCAACGTGCTGACCTTCACGCCGGAGCTGATCGTGCCCGATCCTGCGAAATCGCTGCGCGAAGGCGCGCTCGATCCGTGGGCCCGTTCGTGGCGAAAGCTGGCATGGCCGCGGCTCGAGAAGCTCTCGAAGGAGCAGGGAGTGTCGCTCGAAACGCCGTGGCGCAAATTGTCGGCCGCGCACCGCAAGCTGCTGCTCGAAGGCGGCGAGGGATTTCGCGGCGTGCTGCCGTTCCTCGAGCGACTCAAGGCCAAGTCCTACAAGGCGGGCAATCGCTTCATCGTCAAGCGCTATCAGACGGCGTTGCCATGCGAGGACTGTCGGGGCACTCGACTGCGCCGCGAGGCGCTGCTGGTCAAGGTCGGCGACCTCAACATCGCCGAGGTCGCGGCACTCTCGGTGTCGGACGTGTCCGCGTGGTTCGCGGGGCTCGGCTTCGGCGGCGAGGCGCAGGCGATCGCGGGTCCGGTGCTGGTCGAGATCGACTCACGACTGCGCTTCCTGCGCCGCGTCGATCTGGGCTACCTGACGCTCGATCGCATGACCCGAACGCTGTCGGGTGGAGAGGCGCAACGCATCGAGCTGGCGAACGCGCTCGGCGCCAACCTCGCCGATACGCTCTACGTGCTCGACGAGCCGACCGTCGGGCTGCATCCGCGTGACAGCGATCGGCTCACCGAGATGCTCGACGAGCTGGCGGCACGCGGAAACACGCTCGTGGTCGTTGAGCACGAGCCGATTCTGATGCGCGCCGCCGACCACCTGGTCGATCTGGGACCGGGCGCCGGAAGCCTGGGCGGAGAGCTGCTCTACAGCGGTCCGGCGGGTGCGGCGCTCGATCGGCTCGATACCGAGACGGCGCGCTACCTGCGCGGCGAGAAACGCGTCACGCGAGCGCGAGTCCAGGCGGAGCCGCGCGCCTTCATCACGATCGAAGGCGCGACCCACCACAATCTGAAGCACGTCACCGCGCGAATCCCGACCGCGCGGCTCACCGCGGTCACCGGTGTCTCGGGGTCGGGCAAGAGCAGCCTGGTCGACGAGATCCTCTACCGGGTCGCGCGACGGGTCCTGGAAGGTCGCGAGGAGGAACCGGCCGGCGCGCACGGCACGGTGACCGGGCTGCAGGCGTTCAAACGCGTCGTGATGGTCGACCAGAGCCCGATCGGCCGCACGCCGCGCTCGTGTCCGGTCTCCTACATCGATGCCTATGCGCCGCTGCGTGCAATCTTCGGCGCGCAGCCGACCGCGCTGGCGCGAGGGCTCAAAGACGGCGCGTTCTCGTTCAACACCGCGGGTGGGCGCTGTGATTCCTGCGAGGGGGCCGGCTGGGTGAAGGTCGAGATGTACTTCCTCGCCGACCTTCAGGTGCCGTGCGAGGTGTGTGGCGGAGATCGCTTCCGGCCCGAGGTGCTCGAGGTTCGCTACCGCGGAGTCAACATCCGCGAAGCGCTCGATCTCACCGTCGATCAGGCGTTCGAGCACTTCGGCCGCGAGCCGCGGTTCACGCGCACGCTGCAGACCTTGCGCCGGGTTGGCCTCGGCTACCTCAAGCTCGGTCAGCCCGCCACCCAGTTGTCGGGCGGTGAGGCGCAGCGGTTGAAGATCGCGCGCGAGCTGGCGGAACGGGGGGCGGGAACGACTCTCTACCTGCTCGACGAGCCGACCGTGGGACTGCACTTCTCCGACGTCCAGCGGCTGCTCGAAGTGCTCGACGATCTGGTCGGCCGTGGCGACACGGTCGTCGTGGTCGAGCACAACCTGGACCTGATCCGGAATTCGGACTGGGTGATCGATCTGGGGCCCGACGGGGGAGACGGCGGCGGCGAGATCGTGGCCGAGGGATCTCCGGATGCCATCGCGGCGGTCGAGCGCTCATGGACCGGGCGCTTTCTGGCGGCGGAGATGCTGCGCGCGGCCGAAGCGCGTACGTAG
- a CDS encoding methyltransferase domain-containing protein yields the protein MSSQSPSAIELTDHSLRTRVLWFVRKLGLMGLVNRLTNLWLSGVKLACRVTGRDPLQAIYGAGYFRAETNMTLPTAEVVVDFLMQEFTPRSVVDVGCGTAVYLAGFEKRGVAVLGYEGSRPGIENALIDPAKIEQHDLTRDLVAPRVFDLVTCFEVGEHLPATFASTLARSLAGLGPVIAFSAAQPGQGGVDHVNEQPPSYWVEKFREAGMVWDEAGTRRARERMTSLGCPWWLRANLLVLRRSL from the coding sequence GTGTCGAGCCAGTCCCCGAGCGCCATCGAGCTCACCGACCACAGCCTGCGCACCCGCGTGCTGTGGTTCGTCCGGAAGCTCGGACTCATGGGACTCGTCAATCGACTCACGAATCTGTGGCTCTCGGGGGTCAAGCTCGCGTGCCGGGTGACCGGGCGCGACCCGCTCCAGGCGATCTACGGGGCGGGGTATTTTCGAGCCGAAACGAACATGACGCTTCCCACCGCCGAAGTCGTGGTCGACTTTCTCATGCAGGAGTTCACGCCCCGGTCGGTGGTGGATGTCGGGTGCGGAACCGCGGTCTATCTGGCGGGATTCGAGAAGCGCGGGGTCGCGGTGCTGGGCTACGAAGGAAGCCGACCCGGCATCGAGAACGCGCTGATCGATCCGGCGAAGATCGAGCAGCACGATCTGACTCGCGACCTCGTGGCACCGCGTGTCTTCGATCTCGTCACCTGCTTCGAGGTCGGCGAGCACCTCCCGGCCACTTTCGCGTCGACACTCGCGCGCAGCCTCGCCGGACTCGGCCCGGTGATCGCGTTCAGCGCCGCACAGCCGGGGCAAGGCGGCGTCGACCACGTCAACGAACAACCGCCGAGCTACTGGGTCGAGAAGTTCCGGGAGGCCGGCATGGTGTGGGACGAAGCCGGAACCCGGCGCGCGCGCGAGCGCATGACGTCGCTCGGGTGTCCATGGTGGCTGCGAGCGAATCTGCTGGTGCTGAGGCGAAGCCTGTAG
- the sdhB gene encoding succinate dehydrogenase iron-sulfur subunit, protein MARTTIELRIKRQDTPTAAPYWEEFSMPWRANMNVISCLMEIRKRPVTRAGQKTTPIAWDASCLEEVCGSCTMLVNGKPCQSCTQLVDKLPDAPIVLEPLTKFPIVRDLQVDRTRMFEGLKQVKAWIAIDGTHDLGPGPRVSESEREIAYAFSRCMTCGCCMEVCPQFNDRSDFIGPAPLAQVRLFNAHPTGHMNARERLESIMGRGGLSECGNAQNCVEVCPKEIPLTEAFGELGRQTTGLWLKKLFGG, encoded by the coding sequence ATGGCTCGCACCACGATCGAGTTGCGCATCAAACGCCAGGACACGCCGACCGCGGCGCCCTACTGGGAAGAGTTCTCGATGCCGTGGCGGGCGAACATGAACGTGATCTCGTGCCTGATGGAAATCCGCAAACGCCCGGTCACCCGGGCCGGGCAGAAGACCACTCCGATCGCATGGGACGCGTCGTGCCTCGAGGAAGTGTGCGGCTCGTGCACCATGCTGGTGAACGGCAAGCCGTGCCAGTCCTGCACCCAGCTCGTCGACAAGCTGCCGGATGCGCCGATCGTGTTGGAGCCGCTCACCAAGTTCCCGATCGTGCGCGACCTGCAGGTCGACCGGACGCGGATGTTCGAGGGTCTGAAGCAGGTCAAGGCCTGGATTGCGATCGACGGCACCCACGACCTGGGTCCCGGCCCGCGCGTTTCGGAGTCCGAGCGCGAGATCGCCTATGCGTTCTCGCGCTGCATGACGTGCGGATGCTGCATGGAGGTGTGCCCGCAGTTCAACGACCGCTCGGACTTCATCGGGCCGGCTCCGCTCGCGCAGGTGCGGTTGTTCAACGCTCATCCGACCGGGCACATGAACGCCCGCGAGCGGCTCGAGTCGATCATGGGACGCGGGGGCTTGAGCGAATGCGGCAACGCGCAGAACTGCGTGGAAGTGTGCCCCAAGGAGATCCCGCTCACCGAGGCGTTCGGCGAACTCGGTCGCCAGACCACCGGGCTGTGGTTGAAGAAGCTGTTCGGGGGGTGA
- the sdhA gene encoding succinate dehydrogenase flavoprotein subunit — MAETRIAVVGGGLAGLMAAIRIAEAGVAVDLFSVVPVKRSHSVCAQGGINGAVNVKGENDSPEIHFFDSVKGGDFLAHQPPVKAMCYAAPGIIYLLDRMGVTFNRTPEGFLDFRRFGGTLHHRTAFAGATTGQQMLYALDEQVRRYEVAGLVTKYESWEFLGLVKDDGGRCVGTVALDLRSMKPRAFRADAVILATGGPGLLFGRSTNSIINSGSAAAAAYREGAWYANGEFIQVHPTAIPGEDKLRLMSESARGEGGRVWVPKQAGDPRGPREIPESERWYFLEEKYPRFKNLVPRDVASREIHHVCVDRRLGVGGRNEVYLDLTHLSAEELDRKLGGIIEIYEKFTGDDPRKIAMRISPAVHYSMGGLWVDYERTADGFLDHGSTRNQMTNVPGLYAIGECEYQYHGANRLGANSLLSCVYGGQIGGPAAVAWTRAQAGSVGELPSAPFEAAERHWTRHFEALAKRDGPENPYVLWDEMGELMLENVTIVRENAKLKATDDKLRELRERWDRTTVLDHGSWANGPLSFLNQLENMLELARVVTIGALQRDESRGAHFKPDFPKRDDVNWLKTTVAIASPDGPRFRYDPVDTSLAAPVERKYD; from the coding sequence ATGGCCGAGACGCGGATCGCGGTCGTGGGCGGCGGGCTCGCGGGCCTCATGGCCGCGATCCGGATCGCCGAGGCCGGCGTGGCCGTGGATCTGTTCTCGGTCGTGCCGGTCAAACGTTCGCATTCGGTGTGCGCGCAGGGTGGCATCAATGGCGCCGTGAACGTGAAGGGCGAGAACGATTCGCCCGAGATCCACTTCTTCGACAGCGTCAAGGGCGGCGACTTCCTGGCCCACCAGCCGCCCGTCAAGGCGATGTGCTACGCCGCACCCGGCATCATCTATCTGCTCGACCGCATGGGCGTGACCTTCAACCGCACGCCCGAGGGCTTCCTCGACTTCCGGCGCTTCGGCGGCACGCTCCACCACCGCACCGCGTTCGCAGGCGCCACCACCGGGCAGCAGATGCTGTACGCGCTCGATGAGCAGGTGCGCCGCTACGAGGTCGCCGGCCTCGTGACCAAGTACGAGTCGTGGGAGTTCCTCGGACTGGTGAAGGACGACGGCGGCCGCTGTGTGGGGACCGTGGCGCTCGATCTGCGCAGCATGAAGCCGCGCGCGTTCCGCGCCGACGCAGTGATCCTCGCGACCGGCGGACCCGGACTGCTGTTCGGCCGCTCGACGAACTCGATCATCAACTCGGGCTCCGCTGCGGCTGCGGCCTACCGCGAAGGCGCGTGGTATGCGAACGGCGAGTTCATCCAGGTGCACCCCACCGCGATTCCCGGCGAGGACAAGCTGCGACTCATGAGCGAGTCGGCGCGCGGCGAGGGCGGCCGCGTGTGGGTGCCGAAGCAGGCCGGCGATCCGCGTGGACCGCGCGAGATTCCCGAGAGCGAGCGGTGGTACTTCCTCGAGGAGAAGTACCCGCGCTTCAAGAACCTGGTGCCTCGCGATGTCGCGAGCCGCGAGATCCACCACGTGTGCGTCGACCGCCGTCTCGGCGTCGGCGGCCGCAACGAGGTGTACCTGGACCTCACGCACCTCTCGGCCGAGGAACTCGATCGGAAGCTGGGCGGCATCATCGAGATCTACGAGAAGTTCACGGGTGACGATCCGCGCAAGATCGCGATGCGCATCTCCCCCGCCGTCCACTACTCGATGGGCGGGCTGTGGGTCGACTACGAGCGCACCGCCGACGGTTTCCTCGACCACGGGAGTACTCGCAACCAGATGACGAACGTGCCGGGGCTCTACGCGATCGGCGAGTGCGAATACCAGTACCACGGCGCGAATCGGCTCGGTGCGAACTCGCTGCTGTCGTGCGTCTACGGTGGCCAGATCGGCGGCCCGGCCGCGGTGGCCTGGACGCGCGCACAGGCGGGAAGCGTCGGCGAGCTTCCGAGCGCACCGTTCGAAGCCGCGGAGCGCCACTGGACGCGACACTTCGAAGCGCTTGCGAAGCGCGACGGTCCCGAGAATCCCTACGTCCTGTGGGACGAGATGGGCGAGCTGATGCTCGAAAACGTCACGATCGTGCGCGAGAACGCGAAGCTCAAGGCGACCGACGACAAGCTGCGCGAGTTGCGCGAACGCTGGGACCGTACGACCGTCCTGGATCACGGCTCGTGGGCGAACGGTCCGCTTTCGTTCCTGAATCAGCTCGAGAACATGCTGGAGCTGGCGCGGGTGGTCACGATCGGAGCGCTGCAGCGCGACGAGAGTCGAGGCGCGCACTTCAAACCCGACTTCCCGAAACGTGATGACGTGAACTGGCTCAAGACCACGGTCGCGATCGCGAGCCCCGACGGCCCGCGTTTCCGCTACGACCCGGTCGATACCTCGCTCGCCGCTCCCGTCGAACGCAAGTACGACTAG